Proteins co-encoded in one Capsicum annuum cultivar UCD-10X-F1 chromosome 9, UCD10Xv1.1, whole genome shotgun sequence genomic window:
- the LOC107842310 gene encoding putative [ribosomal protein S18]-alanine N-acetyltransferase translates to MVTRVIIELQRNSPNWSKLVEDIVRIEKKIFPKHESLARSFDEELKKKNSGLLYIQMGGDVAGYVMYSWPSSLCACITKLAVKENYRGLGHGEILLKAAVQKCRTRNVHRISLHVDPTRIAAMQLYKKLGFQVDSLVEGYYSSDRNAYRMYLDFEME, encoded by the exons ATGGTAACAAGAGTAATAATTGAATTACAAAGAAATTCACCAAATTGGTCTAAATTAGTTGAAGACATAGTGAGAATAGAGAAAAAGATTTTCCCCAAACACGAATCATTAGCTAGATCTTTTGATGAAGAACTGAAAAAGAAGAACAGTGGGTTGCTTTACATTCAAATGGGTGGAGATGTTGCTGGTTATGTTATGTACTCTTGGCCTTCTTCTCTTTGTGCTTGCATCACTAAATTAGCAG TGAAAGAGAATTACAGGGGACTAGGCCATGGAGAGATATTGCTGAAGGCAGCAGTGCAGAAATGCAGAACAAGAAATGTTCACCGGATATCACTTCATGTAGATCCTACAAGGATTGCAGCCATGCAGCTATATAAGAAACTTGGTTTCCAAGTGGATAGTCTTGTGGAAGGCTACTATTCTTCAGATAGAAATGCCTACAGAATGTATTTGGATTTTGAGATGGAATAA
- the LOC107842311 gene encoding probable polyol transporter 4 → MGMEGIQENGNGEMGLSDFPLGRKNKYKRMDSEFTDYDDDDPSHHHHQLERRKKSTRKYVFGCAVFASLNNVLLGYDVGVMSGAILFIQEDLKITEVQQEVLVGVLSIISLLGSLAGGRTSDAIGRKWTMGLAAVVFQTGAAVMTIAPSFEILMVGRILCGVGIGFGVMIAPVYIAEISPTIARGSLTSFPEIFINLGILLGYVSNYAFSGLSAHISWRVMLAVGILPSVFIGVALFIIPESPRWLVLQNRVEEARSVLMKTNENEWEVEERLAEIQLAAGTTNTDKYEEKPVWRELLSPSPALRRMLITGIGIQCFQQITGIDATVYYSPAIFKAAGIEDESKLLAATVAVGVSKTAFILIAIILIDKVGRKPLLYVSTIGMTTCLFGVGITLILMKEGSISIALAILFVCGNVAFFSVGIGPVCWVLTSEIFPLRVRAQASGLGAVGNRMCSGLIAMSFLSVSHAITVGGTFLIFSAISALSVAFVYKYVPETKGKSLEQIELLFQDEYGRQGGEVQLGDVEHLVQK, encoded by the exons ATGGGTATGGAAGGTATCCAAGAAAATGGAAATGGGGAGATGGGGTTGTCAGATTTTCCATTGGGGAGAAAGAACAAGTACAAGAGGATGGATTCTGAGTTTAcagattatgatgatgatgatcctTCGCACCATCATCATCAGTTGgagagaaggaaaaagagtaccAGAAAATATGTTTTTGGTTGTGCTGTTTTTGCTTCTCTTAACAATGTCCTTCTTGGCTATG ATGTAGGTGTCATGAGTGGAGCAATCTTATTTATTCAAGAAGATTTGAAAATAACAGAAGTTCAACAAGAAGTTCTTGTTGGTGTTTTGAGCATAATTTCACTTTTAGGTAGCTTAGCTGGTGGAAGAACGTCAGATGCAATTGGTAGAAAGTGGACAATGGGGTTAGCTGCTGTTGTATTTCAAACAGGGGCAGCTGTAATGACGATTGCTCCTTCGTTCGAAATACTAATGGTAGGAAGGATTTTATGTGGGGTTGGCATAGGCTTTGGCGTCATGATTGCACCAGTCTATATAGCTGAGATATCACCAACTATTGCTAGAGGCTCTCTCACATCATTTCCTGAGATTTTCATAAATCTAGGGATTTTACTCGGTTATGTATCTAATTATGCATTCTCTGGTCTTTCAGCACATATAAGCTGGCGGGTAATGCTTGCTGTTGGAATTCTTCCCTCGGTCTTCATTGGAGTGGCTCTCTTCATCATCCCTGAGTCACCAAGGTGGTTGGTCTTGCAGAACCGAGTAGAAGAAGCAAGGTCAGTTCTAATGAAAACAAATGAAAATGAATGGGAAGTTGAGGAGAGACTAGCGGAAATACAACTAGCTGCTGGAACCACAAACACAGACAAATATGAAGAGAAACCTGTGTGGCGTGAATTGTTGAGCCCCTCTCCTGCTCTACGTAGGATGCTGATCACTGGTATTGGAATTCAatgtttccaacagattactggAATTGACGCAACTGTTTACTACAGTCCTGCAATTTTCAAAGCAGCTGGTATTGAGGATGAATCAAAACTTCTGGCTGCTACTGTGGCTGTGGGAGTAAGCAAGACAGCGTTTATACTAATAGccatcattctcattgacaaagTCGGGCGAAAGCCATTGCTCTATGTGAGTACAATAGGTATGACAACATGTTTGTTTGGCGTGGGCATCACTCTAATTTTAATGAAAGAAGGATCAATTAGCATCGCGCTAGCAATACTATTTGTTTGTGGCAATGTAGCATTCTTCTCAGTGGGGATCGGTCCAGTCTGTTGGGTTTTAACATCTGAAATCTTTCCCTTAAGGGTTCGTGCTCAAGCTTCAGGGCTCGGGGCAGTAGGTAATAGAATGTGCAGTGGCCTGATTGCTATGTCTTTCCTCTCCGTTTCACATGCAATTACTGTTGGTGGTACCTTCCTAATCTTTTCAGCAATCTCCGCATTGTCTGTTGCATTCGTCTATAAATATGTTCCAGAAACAAAAGGTAAATCGTTGGAGCAGATAGAGTTGTTGTTCCAGGATGAATATGGACGTCAAGGAGGTGAAGTGCAACTTGGAGATGTTGAACATCTAGTACAAAAGTGA